A region of Anoplopoma fimbria isolate UVic2021 breed Golden Eagle Sablefish chromosome 24, Afim_UVic_2022, whole genome shotgun sequence DNA encodes the following proteins:
- the auts2a gene encoding autism susceptibility gene 2 protein, protein MFAPPAALPPPPPLTSSTLPVAGHPAAGTAYSEQELLRQELNTRFLASQNADRGASLGPPPYLRTEFHQHQHQHQHQHQHQHTHQHTHQHTFTPFPHAIMPTPAPPMVRTPARNFEKYPTKVDPFYRHSLFHSYPPAMSGLPPVIPPTGPFGSLQGAFQPKTSNPLDVSRPGGVPHTFLQKDPRLTDPFRPVLRKPGKWCAMHVHIAWQIYHHQQKVKQQMQVDPHKLDFGLKPDFLSRPPGPSLFGAIHHPNDLARPATLFSAAGPTHPSAGPFGHPPHHPGNFLAPASHLEPFGRPASFGGLGALSSSAFGGLGNPALTANAVFGHKDGPNAQQHFNSGSNGGHQEPWNRLHRTPPSFPTPPPWLKPGDSERSASASSHERDRDSDKRDSSVSKDDKDRDSVEKRHPSHPSPVPVNPISLLGHTRPPEHHRNHLPPASGEPQRDKEKAKDREREHSDSWKDNGTDDHKLKDNHHSDKDTPVIHDGRVSEDKLSNRGTPSPYIRQTSLERPNGGLSREVLEKKVDLPYEHQKKNSEVKVKEERKEEQDGAAERAIEHPTHAPSTPNLHPPSSMPMPMSMAGVHPMNSISGLERTRVVAPFMGISPIPGADRFPYPAFHWDPMRDPYRGLDIHRRDPLARDLLLRNDPLHRLAAPRLYEAERSYRDREPHDFNRDHIHPLALEQRREHERAHMEERERLNMLREDYEHGRLHPAMHHPALDGHLPHPAQGLMAPGLPGMHYSRVSPSAAAVAAAAAAAHQNGILNKTPPTASLSAPPPLIPTLGARPGSPRRTTPMATDIRDRPAHKDIEAR, encoded by the exons ATGTTCGCTCCTCCAGCGGCCTtgcctccaccaccaccacttaCGTCTAGCACCCTGCCAGTAGCCGGACATCCTGCTGCTGGGACTGCCTACTCAG AGCAAGAACTTTTGCGCCAGGAGCTCAACACCCGTTTCCTGGCCTCCCAGAACGCCGACCGTGGCGCCTCGCTGGGCCCTCCGCCCTACCTGCGCACAGAGTTCCACCAGCACCAGCatcagcaccagcaccagcatcAGCACCAACACACCCACCAGCACACCCACCAGCACACCTTCACGCCCTTCCCCCACGCCATCATGCCCACCCCGGCACCGCCCATGGTGCGTACCCCTGCCAGAAAT TTTGAAAAATACCCAACAAAAGTGGACCCCTTCTACAGACACAGT CTCTTCCACTCCTACCCACCGGCCATGTCTGGCCTTCCGCCCGTCATCCCCCCGACCGGGCCCTTCGGCTCGCTGCAGGGCGCCTTTCAGCCCAAG ACCTCTAATCCACTCGATGTGTCCAGACCAGGAGGCGTCCCACACACATTCTTACAGAAGGACCCCAGG CTAACGGATCCGTTTCGGCCCGTTCTCAGG AAACCAGGGAAGTGGTGCGCCATGCATGTCCATATCGCCTGGCAGATATACCACCACCAACAGAAAGTGAAG CAGCAGATGCAGGTTGACCCTCACAAGCTAGACTTTGGCCTCAAGCCTGACTTCCTGAGTCGACCTCCGGGCCCCAGCCTCTTCGGCGCCATCCATCACCCCAACGACTTGGCACGGCCCGCCACGCTCTTCTCCGCCGCAG gTCCCACACACCCATCAGCAGGTCCTTTTGGTCATCCGCCTCACCATCCTGGAAACTTCCTCGCCCCGGCATCTCACTTAG AACCTTTCGGTAGGCCTGCATCATTTGGCGGACTGGGAGCCCTCAGTTCATCGGCCTTCGGTGGACTGGGCAATCCAGCACTAA CGGCCAACGCAGTGTTCGGCCATAAAGATGGCCCCAACGCACAGCAGCACTTCAACAGCGGCAGCAACGGCGGCCACCAGGAGCCGTGGAACCGGCTGCACCGCACGCCGCCCTCCTTCCCCACACCGCCACCATGGCTGAAGCCCGGTGACTCTGAGAGGAGCGCCTCAGCCAGCTCGCACGAGAGGGACCGAGACTCTGACAAACGGGACTCATCAGTCAGTAAAGACGACAAAGACAG GGACTCAGTAGAGAAGCGCCATCCGAGCCATCCGTCCCCAGTCCCTGTCAACCCCATCAGCCTCCTGGGCCACACTCGGCCTCCCGAGCACCACAGGAACCACCTGCCCCCTGCTTCTGGAGAGCCTCAGAGGGACAAGGAGAAAGCcaaagacagggagagggagcaCTCAGACTCCTGGAAAGACAACGGCACGGATGACCATAAGCTCAAAGACAACCACCACAGCGACAAGGACACACCAGTCATCCACGACGGCCGAGTGTCAGAGGACAAATTGTCCAACAGGGGGACGCCATCGCCCTACATCCGGCAGACCAGCCTGGAACGTCCCAACGGCGGGCTGAGCAGGGAGGTCCTGGAGAAAAAGGTAGATCTGCCATACGAGCACCAGAAAAAGAACAGCGAGGTGAAGGTGAAGGAGGAGCGGAAGGAGGAGCAGGATGGAGCCGCAGAGAGGGCAATTGAGCACCCAACACATGCACCCTCCACGCCGAacctccaccctccctcctccatgcCTATGCCCATGAGCATGGCTGGCGTTCACCCCATGAACAGCATCAGCGGTCTGGAGAGAACTCGAGTGGTGGCTCCCTTCATGGGTATCAGCCCCATACCAGGAGCTGACAGGTTCCCTTACCCTGCCTTCCACTGGGACCCAATGAGGGACCCCTACAGGGGCCTGGACATTCACAGACGGGACCCTTTGGCCAGGGACCTGTTGCTAAGGAATGACCCTCTGCATCGGCTGGCAGCACCTCGGCTCTACGAGGCCGAGCGCTCCTACAGGGACCGTGAGCCTCACGACTTTAACCGTGACCACATCCACCCTCTGGCCctggagcagaggagggaaCACGAGCGTGCCCATATGGAGGAGCGCGAGCGCCTCAACATGCTCAGAGAGGACTATGAGCACGGGCGCCTCCACCCTGCGATGCACCATCCTGCCCTTGACGGACACCTGCCACACCCGGCCCAGGGCCTCATGGCTCCTGGACTCCCAGGCATGCACTACTCCAGGGTGAGTCCCTCGGCTGCAGCAGTGGCCGCAGCAGCCGCCGCCGCCCATCAGAACGGTATCCTGAACAAAACACCACCCACCGCCTCTCTGAGTGCACCGCCCCCTCTCATCCCCACGCTGGGTGCCCGGCCCGGCTCACCCAGACGGACTACCCCCATGGCCACAGATATCAGAGACAGACCGGCTCACAAAGACATCGAGGCACGGTGA